One genomic segment of Pseudoalteromonas sp. GCY includes these proteins:
- a CDS encoding glycosyltransferase → MLVLPSWYPPYKGEFIQQQAEALAEQGHDVIVQSVERISPRELLRWLSAWCWLFSGRYTLSQEGPLTVARAPLPGIPKFYTLYAELFAFKSKQVFKRYRKVMQYQPDVIHAHSLIWAGYAASKIAKMLPVNYVVTEHRGRFINNQYVNESEKQEMSLVQVKKALQGASKVLCVSSKLIPYLQKVCPEAKLEVLANMVDVDRFTMKRSTVHQACQFICVAHVTPLKGHETLLQAFASVASKDKDVSLTIVGDGWYLNRVKELAVELNLENRVNFTGNLTASEVVSALQQADVFVLPSQYEAFGVVYIEAMSAGLPVIATNTGGAVDFVNKENGILVEPNNIELLANAMQYMRDNRAQYCSQTIAKQTRQRFSTFHIANQLSEHLQSVSEVK, encoded by the coding sequence GTGCTCGTTTTACCTTCTTGGTATCCACCGTACAAAGGGGAGTTTATTCAGCAACAGGCGGAAGCGCTGGCTGAACAGGGACATGATGTCATAGTGCAAAGCGTAGAGCGTATTTCACCAAGAGAGCTACTGCGATGGTTGAGTGCTTGGTGTTGGTTGTTTTCCGGTCGTTACACGTTATCGCAAGAAGGTCCGTTGACTGTCGCACGGGCGCCATTACCTGGTATTCCAAAGTTTTATACATTATATGCTGAGCTGTTTGCATTTAAATCTAAGCAAGTATTTAAACGTTACAGAAAGGTGATGCAGTACCAGCCAGATGTGATCCACGCACATAGTTTAATATGGGCCGGATATGCAGCGAGCAAAATCGCAAAAATGCTTCCGGTTAATTATGTGGTCACCGAACATCGAGGGCGATTTATTAATAATCAGTACGTAAATGAGAGTGAAAAACAGGAAATGTCACTGGTACAGGTTAAAAAAGCGCTGCAAGGGGCAAGTAAAGTCCTATGCGTCTCATCTAAGCTTATTCCTTACCTACAGAAAGTGTGTCCTGAAGCCAAGCTTGAAGTCCTTGCCAACATGGTAGATGTGGATCGTTTTACAATGAAACGTTCAACAGTACACCAAGCTTGTCAGTTTATCTGTGTTGCGCATGTTACGCCCCTAAAAGGTCATGAAACTTTGCTCCAAGCCTTCGCGAGCGTAGCATCCAAAGATAAAGATGTCTCATTAACGATAGTCGGTGATGGTTGGTATTTAAACCGAGTCAAGGAGTTGGCTGTAGAGTTGAACCTAGAGAACCGAGTCAACTTTACGGGTAATTTGACGGCGAGTGAGGTCGTGAGTGCGCTTCAGCAGGCAGATGTTTTTGTTCTTCCAAGTCAATACGAGGCCTTTGGAGTAGTATATATCGAAGCAATGAGTGCAGGCTTACCGGTTATCGCTACGAATACTGGTGGGGCTGTGGACTTTGTAAATAAAGAAAATGGCATTTTGGTTGAACCAAATAATATCGAGTTACTTGCGAATGCGATGCAGTATATGAGGGATAACAGAGCACAATACTGTAGCCAAACTATTGCAAAGCAAACTAGGCAGCGTTTCTCTACTTTTCACATTGCCAATCAACTTAGTGAGCACTTACAGAGTGTATCGGAAGTCAAATGA
- the wecB gene encoding non-hydrolyzing UDP-N-acetylglucosamine 2-epimerase, protein MKVVTVIGARPQFVKAATFSRAVREHNQTSQKAVQEVIVHTGQHYDANMSDIFFEEMQIPKPDYSLGIGGGTHGQMTGRQLEEIEKVLLEEKPDWVLVYGDTNSTLAGALAAAKLHIPVAHVEAGLRSFNMRMPEEINRILTDQISKILFCPTDTAVQNLVREGFKDKSCQVRNVGDVMLDAASFYTQSAKRPAIPEYDSFYLCTIHRAENTDDENRLKSIITALNELSETQPVICPIHPRTQKLAECLGLEIKFDVIPPVSYFEMVWLLEHCEIVLTDSGGLQKEAYFFSKPCITMRDQTEWVELVNTGVNQLVGADKQAILNAVDAAKTTNFAQAESLYGNGEAAKAILAALLEFESA, encoded by the coding sequence ATGAAAGTTGTAACAGTAATTGGGGCAAGGCCGCAATTTGTCAAAGCCGCTACATTTAGTCGCGCAGTCAGAGAGCACAATCAAACCAGCCAAAAAGCAGTGCAAGAAGTGATAGTTCATACGGGGCAACATTACGACGCCAATATGAGCGATATCTTTTTTGAAGAGATGCAAATTCCCAAGCCAGATTACAGTCTCGGAATTGGCGGTGGCACCCATGGACAAATGACTGGCCGTCAGTTGGAAGAGATTGAGAAGGTACTATTAGAAGAAAAGCCTGACTGGGTTTTGGTTTATGGTGATACCAATTCAACACTAGCTGGTGCATTAGCTGCAGCAAAGCTTCATATTCCGGTTGCTCACGTTGAAGCTGGGCTACGTAGTTTTAATATGAGGATGCCTGAAGAGATTAACCGCATCCTAACCGACCAAATCAGCAAAATTCTATTCTGTCCTACAGATACCGCTGTGCAAAACTTAGTACGAGAAGGTTTTAAAGACAAAAGCTGTCAGGTACGCAATGTCGGTGATGTGATGCTTGATGCTGCTAGTTTCTATACACAAAGCGCAAAGCGACCAGCTATCCCAGAATATGACAGTTTCTATCTGTGTACAATCCACCGAGCAGAAAACACCGACGATGAAAATCGTCTCAAAAGCATCATTACAGCACTAAATGAGTTATCGGAAACTCAACCTGTTATTTGCCCAATTCACCCTAGAACACAAAAATTAGCTGAATGCTTGGGTCTTGAGATTAAGTTTGACGTAATACCGCCGGTGAGTTATTTCGAAATGGTATGGCTGTTAGAGCATTGCGAGATAGTACTAACGGATAGTGGTGGCCTTCAAAAAGAAGCGTATTTTTTCTCAAAGCCATGTATTACAATGCGAGATCAAACTGAGTGGGTTGAACTGGTCAACACAGGCGTGAATCAACTAGTTGGTGCTGATAAACAAGCAATTTTAAATGCGGTTGACGCTGCAAAAACAACGAACTTTGCTCAAGCTGAGAGCTTATATGGTAACGGTGAAGCCGCGAAGGCGATATTGGCAGCTCTTCTGGAGTTTGAAAGCGCCTAA
- the tviB gene encoding Vi polysaccharide biosynthesis UDP-N-acetylglucosamine C-6 dehydrogenase TviB, giving the protein MFSPSPTKKIGIIGLGYVGLPLAAEFGKYFDVVGFDINKRRIEQLRDGFDATLEVNKTQLTEAAKLSYSCDENDLTSCNIFIVTVPTPIDDTHAPDLNPLRKASELVARHISSNDIVIFESTVYPGATEEVCIPIIEKISGLKFNQDFFAGYSPERINPGDKVNTLTKITKITSGSTPEVADFIDEMYRSIITVGTHKASSIKVAEAAKVIENTQRDLNIAVINEFAKIFNRLNIDTEEVLNAAGTKWNFLKFKPGLVGGHCISVDPYYLTFKAEEVGYRPEVILAGRRINDGMGEYVATQLVKKLSSRKIHIDEAKVLVLGFTFKGDCPDVRNTKIIDVVRELQDFNMSVDVYDGWASTEEVEKEYGIQLVNQIQHGQYDGIILAVDHSEFKEWGVEKIRAFGKEDHVLYDVKHVLNPQDADIRL; this is encoded by the coding sequence ATGTTTTCTCCTTCACCAACAAAAAAAATAGGCATTATTGGCCTTGGTTATGTAGGTCTGCCGTTAGCAGCTGAATTTGGTAAATATTTTGACGTTGTTGGGTTTGACATCAATAAACGTCGAATTGAGCAATTACGTGACGGGTTTGATGCAACGTTAGAAGTGAATAAGACACAGCTAACTGAAGCGGCTAAGCTTTCTTACTCCTGTGACGAAAATGACTTAACCTCATGTAACATTTTTATCGTTACTGTGCCTACGCCGATTGACGATACACATGCGCCGGATCTTAATCCACTTCGTAAAGCGTCGGAATTGGTGGCTCGTCATATCAGCAGTAACGACATCGTCATTTTCGAAAGCACAGTATACCCGGGCGCAACAGAAGAAGTCTGTATTCCTATCATTGAGAAGATCTCAGGCCTTAAGTTTAATCAAGACTTCTTTGCTGGATATTCACCAGAGCGGATCAATCCAGGTGACAAAGTTAATACTTTAACAAAGATTACTAAGATCACTTCAGGTTCGACTCCTGAGGTTGCCGACTTTATCGACGAGATGTACCGCTCAATTATCACCGTTGGTACGCATAAAGCATCTTCAATTAAGGTTGCAGAAGCTGCGAAAGTGATAGAAAACACCCAGCGTGACTTAAATATTGCTGTGATTAACGAGTTTGCAAAAATATTCAATCGCTTGAATATTGATACGGAAGAAGTACTAAATGCAGCAGGCACAAAATGGAACTTTTTGAAATTTAAGCCTGGACTGGTCGGCGGTCACTGTATCAGTGTTGACCCTTATTATCTGACTTTTAAAGCTGAAGAGGTTGGTTATCGTCCAGAGGTCATACTTGCAGGACGTCGCATCAATGATGGTATGGGCGAATATGTCGCGACACAGCTAGTTAAGAAGCTTTCAAGCCGTAAAATTCATATAGATGAAGCTAAAGTACTCGTACTTGGGTTTACCTTTAAGGGCGACTGTCCTGACGTGAGAAACACTAAAATCATTGACGTAGTGCGCGAACTTCAAGATTTCAATATGTCAGTTGATGTCTACGATGGGTGGGCGAGTACAGAAGAAGTAGAAAAAGAATACGGTATACAACTTGTCAATCAGATACAGCACGGTCAATACGATGGTATTATTCTCGCGGTCGATCACTCTGAGTTTAAAGAGTGGGGCGTGGAAAAGATCAGAGCATTCGGTAAAGAAGATCATGTTTTATACGATGTTAAACATGTATTAAACCCACAAGATGCAGACATAAGGCTATAA
- a CDS encoding asparagine synthase family protein, translating into MMYSVITNHVKAFDVLGSPYLEQKELDGSEFERRFFERHSLSSLSGFFALLSHEDEFVRLVVDRVRSIPLFYAVKNDKILFSSDYAWLHSQLQQNEECEQGRAEFALTGYVCADRTLSKQIKQVEAGQEVIICKRTGTVSKSNYFLFQHHEPEVQAESLYVEQLDIAVRAVFKRLIEFAAGRQIVLPLSGGFDSRLIASTIKQLGYQNVVCFSYGLTGNKEATLSKQIATGLGFQWYFVEYNEDKWRNAWFSDEADEFREMASNGVSLPHIQDWLAVRELKDKQLISSDAVFVPGHSGDFVAGSHIPDIVFEQQQFSKSDLTSQLLTDHYKNVPRQLIETQIFNQIRASLQEQLSGGDALNAEAFANQYELWDWRERQAKYIINSVRVYEFFGMQWWLPLWDKEFVEFWCEMPLQYRKKRLWYNAYVADRFKSIVGAQSEIADKNAADFSFARRLAHRLYQVMPTQLKQFIYGKKLRNDFDNHFLAFGALLSDEQKDEYAKFGYTMIGVYSLLFLQSRWGNKES; encoded by the coding sequence ATGATGTATAGCGTAATAACAAACCATGTAAAAGCGTTCGATGTACTCGGAAGTCCCTACTTAGAGCAAAAAGAGCTCGATGGTAGTGAGTTTGAGCGTAGGTTTTTCGAACGACATTCCCTCTCTTCATTATCTGGTTTTTTTGCATTGCTCAGCCATGAAGACGAGTTTGTGAGGCTTGTAGTTGATAGAGTTCGCTCGATTCCATTATTTTATGCAGTAAAGAATGACAAAATCTTGTTCTCCTCTGATTATGCTTGGCTGCATTCGCAGTTACAGCAAAATGAAGAGTGTGAGCAGGGCAGGGCTGAGTTTGCACTAACTGGCTATGTTTGTGCAGACAGAACGCTATCTAAGCAAATAAAGCAAGTTGAGGCGGGCCAAGAAGTCATCATTTGTAAGCGTACTGGGACAGTTAGCAAATCAAACTATTTCCTATTCCAACATCATGAGCCTGAGGTTCAGGCTGAGTCGCTATATGTTGAGCAGTTAGACATTGCAGTGAGGGCTGTATTCAAACGGCTTATAGAGTTTGCCGCTGGACGCCAAATTGTGCTGCCGCTTTCTGGTGGGTTTGACTCTCGACTCATCGCTTCAACGATAAAACAGCTTGGCTATCAAAATGTTGTCTGTTTTTCCTATGGCTTAACAGGAAATAAAGAAGCAACGCTGAGCAAGCAAATTGCTACTGGGCTGGGCTTTCAATGGTACTTTGTTGAGTACAACGAAGATAAATGGCGCAATGCTTGGTTTAGTGATGAAGCCGATGAGTTTCGAGAGATGGCCTCTAATGGTGTGTCTTTACCACATATACAGGATTGGTTAGCAGTCAGAGAATTAAAAGACAAACAGTTAATTTCAAGCGATGCCGTTTTTGTGCCGGGCCACAGTGGCGATTTTGTCGCAGGCTCTCATATCCCAGACATTGTTTTTGAACAACAGCAGTTCTCAAAATCTGACCTAACCTCACAATTGCTCACGGATCACTATAAGAATGTGCCAAGGCAACTAATTGAAACGCAGATATTCAATCAGATAAGAGCAAGCCTGCAGGAGCAACTATCGGGCGGTGATGCACTTAATGCGGAAGCGTTTGCTAATCAATATGAACTCTGGGATTGGCGAGAAAGACAGGCAAAATACATTATCAATTCGGTTCGTGTGTACGAGTTTTTTGGCATGCAATGGTGGTTACCCTTATGGGATAAGGAGTTTGTTGAGTTTTGGTGTGAAATGCCACTGCAATATAGGAAAAAACGCCTTTGGTATAACGCCTATGTTGCTGACAGATTCAAATCCATAGTTGGCGCCCAAAGTGAAATCGCGGATAAAAATGCGGCGGATTTCAGCTTTGCTCGTAGGTTAGCGCATAGACTTTATCAAGTGATGCCTACACAGCTCAAACAGTTTATCTATGGTAAAAAACTCAGAAATGACTTTGATAATCACTTTTTGGCATTTGGAGCGTTGCTTTCTGATGAGCAAAAAGATGAATATGCTAAGTTTGGTTACACCATGATTGGAGTTTATTCCTTACTGTTCTTGCAATCTCGCTGGGGAAATAAAGAGAGCTAG
- a CDS encoding oligosaccharide flippase family protein translates to MATNNFLKNILTLVSGTASAQLILLLISPVLTRLYSAQQFGNFGVFVSIITILLVLVSLKYELALPLIKQHSIAKVLLHLCFILIILSCTVVAVVVYAFDSWLIAHLNLSLDKSELYLIPVALFACGCYQLLHFYAIKTESFRVLSVSKVTQSVIIAIAQVGLSLWTVFGLVLGHTFGFIASTLMFLLQKRDTLHFNGYNPKRLLAVAKRFKNFPKYTLWASLANTSSTMLPVVLFSGYYSAALVGLYILAHRMLFAPVTLIGNAVGNVFMSNAKHYLVAGTLAKNTLDIHNRLILIAMPIMALTLPFLPEIFAVVFGEKWTEAGEIAQFIAIWIYFVFTASPISTVLVAMEKQKLAAYFDFGSCIVRLGSVVLLSSMAFKDAIMYFSIINALVVSAFILLVFSQLNISIADLIMPHLKAFAVLCLPSFVIIRLLAEQSDFIGFLSAVFVVLPLTLLMIRKKI, encoded by the coding sequence TTGGCCACAAATAACTTTTTAAAAAATATCCTAACTCTTGTTTCGGGCACTGCTTCGGCGCAACTCATTTTGTTACTGATCTCGCCTGTTTTGACACGACTCTATAGTGCGCAGCAGTTTGGTAACTTCGGTGTGTTCGTCAGTATTATCACTATACTTTTAGTACTCGTCAGCTTGAAGTATGAGCTCGCGCTTCCCCTTATAAAACAACATTCGATTGCTAAGGTGTTACTACACCTCTGCTTTATCTTAATCATACTGAGCTGCACAGTGGTTGCAGTTGTTGTCTATGCATTTGATTCATGGTTGATAGCGCATCTCAATCTATCGCTAGATAAAAGTGAGCTTTATCTTATCCCTGTTGCTCTATTTGCTTGTGGTTGTTATCAACTTTTGCATTTTTACGCGATTAAAACAGAATCTTTTCGGGTGTTAAGTGTGTCAAAAGTGACGCAGTCTGTGATTATAGCAATAGCGCAAGTTGGACTTTCGTTGTGGACGGTTTTTGGTTTAGTGCTTGGGCATACTTTCGGATTTATTGCATCGACTTTGATGTTTTTATTACAAAAGCGAGATACGTTACACTTTAACGGCTACAACCCAAAACGGTTGCTAGCGGTTGCTAAACGCTTTAAAAACTTTCCTAAGTATACGCTTTGGGCTTCATTGGCTAACACCTCAAGTACGATGTTGCCTGTAGTACTGTTCTCAGGCTACTACTCTGCGGCACTTGTTGGGCTCTACATTTTGGCACATAGAATGTTATTTGCACCTGTAACGCTCATCGGAAATGCGGTTGGAAATGTCTTTATGTCAAACGCCAAACATTATTTAGTTGCTGGAACGTTGGCAAAAAATACCCTAGATATTCATAATCGCCTGATACTGATTGCTATGCCTATTATGGCCTTAACTTTGCCTTTTTTACCTGAGATATTTGCAGTGGTTTTCGGGGAAAAGTGGACTGAAGCGGGGGAGATTGCTCAGTTTATTGCTATATGGATCTACTTTGTATTTACTGCGTCTCCTATCAGTACCGTTTTGGTTGCAATGGAAAAGCAAAAGCTTGCGGCTTATTTCGATTTTGGTTCTTGTATCGTTCGTCTAGGCAGCGTAGTGCTGTTATCTTCCATGGCTTTTAAAGATGCAATTATGTACTTTTCAATTATCAATGCACTTGTAGTAAGTGCCTTCATCTTATTGGTTTTTTCTCAGCTCAATATTTCTATAGCAGACTTGATCATGCCGCATTTAAAAGCGTTTGCTGTTTTATGTTTGCCAAGTTTTGTGATTATTCGCTTACTTGCCGAGCAAAGTGATTTCATTGGTTTTCTCAGTGCAGTGTTTGTCGTGTTGCCATTAACTTTACTGATGATAAGGAAAAAGATTTGA
- a CDS encoding glycosyltransferase, with the protein MKHQFEYIAFVDAEKTPGVAKKIDSTVASAQKLGLNAKSTLLAPTMSGAWGFIKALLSTNTEVLFVRFSSLLFPFLFFPFLLARLRGTKIVVDVPTPRKSVLVELRTSEPRTLVRMFKQSISLLSASWVLMPANLIVQYAQESAWYLFGVKHKTLKIGNGINIPEDLPVALSSWQADDTLNLIAVAQLADWHGYDRLLKAIAELANKPDAPKVSLTIVGEGEAFEPLKKLAKSLKIDSQVEFTGFLSGARLDAQFNNAHIGIASLGLYRIGLDEASVLKAREYVARGLSVIGAANDPDFPADSDIRLMVSNSDSTNDITTLICELPTKTLMSPSELRKYAEENLSMESKLKRILDKLN; encoded by the coding sequence ATGAAACATCAGTTTGAATATATCGCTTTTGTAGATGCTGAGAAGACGCCCGGTGTTGCAAAGAAAATAGACAGTACAGTTGCTTCTGCGCAAAAGTTGGGCTTGAATGCCAAGTCTACGTTGCTTGCGCCAACGATGTCGGGAGCGTGGGGATTTATCAAGGCCCTATTGAGCACCAATACAGAAGTATTATTTGTTCGTTTTTCTAGTTTATTGTTTCCATTTTTGTTTTTTCCTTTTTTGCTCGCGCGACTAAGAGGAACAAAAATAGTAGTGGATGTGCCAACGCCACGAAAGTCCGTGCTGGTAGAGCTTAGAACATCAGAGCCAAGAACGCTTGTAAGAATGTTTAAACAGAGTATCTCATTACTTTCTGCTAGTTGGGTGCTAATGCCTGCAAATCTAATAGTGCAATATGCGCAAGAATCTGCATGGTATTTATTCGGCGTTAAGCATAAAACACTTAAAATTGGTAACGGTATTAATATACCTGAAGATTTGCCTGTCGCACTGTCATCCTGGCAAGCCGATGATACCTTGAATTTAATTGCGGTAGCGCAACTCGCAGATTGGCATGGATATGATAGATTGTTGAAAGCAATCGCAGAGTTAGCAAATAAACCTGATGCGCCGAAAGTCAGTTTGACTATCGTCGGCGAAGGGGAAGCGTTTGAACCTTTGAAGAAACTGGCAAAATCATTAAAAATTGACTCGCAAGTTGAGTTTACGGGATTTTTATCGGGCGCTAGGTTAGATGCACAGTTTAACAATGCACATATAGGCATTGCGAGTCTTGGCTTGTATCGCATAGGGCTTGATGAAGCTTCAGTGCTGAAAGCCAGAGAGTATGTAGCAAGAGGATTAAGTGTCATTGGGGCTGCCAATGATCCGGATTTCCCAGCGGATTCTGATATTCGCTTGATGGTGAGTAATAGTGATAGCACGAATGACATCACGACGCTGATTTGTGAGTTACCGACTAAAACACTAATGTCACCAAGTGAGTTAAGAAAGTATGCGGAAGAAAACCTGAGCATGGAGAGTAAGCTCAAGCGTATTTTAGATAAGTTAAATTAA
- a CDS encoding WecB/TagA/CpsF family glycosyltransferase, with translation MIHSKVLDNKLSSKTVFDKLLDESTKGLPRSIAVTFVNPFSYSLLSKNARLLSGLDVIFSDGSLHTKLHNTFNQNKIQRLSFDFSSIAVDVLRFANQTGKRIAFIGAKPTLVDVAVKNYVSMFPDLNVVYKHHGYVNDAALKSQVIADLNQQQPEIIVCGMGTPKQDEFIVELKNALDTPALLFTCGGFIEQSAIKADYYHPLVKKLGLRWLQRAVLHKHVRQRLVREYPKFVVSYLRAQMKNKRTQSIEEANPREK, from the coding sequence TTGATTCATTCAAAAGTGTTAGATAACAAACTGTCCTCTAAAACAGTATTTGATAAATTACTAGATGAGAGTACAAAAGGGCTGCCGCGTAGCATCGCTGTGACTTTTGTAAATCCATTTTCATACTCACTATTGAGTAAAAATGCTCGTCTATTATCGGGACTGGACGTTATTTTTTCAGATGGTTCGTTGCATACAAAATTACATAACACTTTTAACCAAAATAAAATTCAGCGATTAAGCTTCGACTTTTCTTCGATAGCAGTCGATGTTTTACGCTTTGCCAATCAAACAGGAAAACGCATCGCCTTTATTGGCGCAAAACCGACCTTAGTTGATGTCGCCGTCAAAAATTACGTCAGCATGTTTCCAGACCTCAATGTCGTTTATAAGCATCATGGTTATGTAAATGATGCGGCACTGAAGTCACAAGTTATCGCTGATCTTAATCAGCAGCAGCCAGAAATTATTGTTTGTGGCATGGGGACTCCAAAGCAAGATGAATTTATTGTTGAATTAAAAAATGCTTTAGATACTCCTGCGTTACTGTTCACTTGTGGCGGATTTATTGAGCAGTCAGCAATTAAAGCTGACTATTATCACCCATTAGTAAAAAAACTTGGATTACGTTGGTTGCAAAGAGCGGTATTACACAAGCATGTTCGTCAAAGACTTGTAAGAGAATACCCAAAGTTTGTTGTTAGCTATCTGCGCGCACAAATGAAAAATAAACGCACTCAGTCAATCGAAGAAGCCAACCCTCGCGAGAAATAG
- a CDS encoding Ig-like domain-containing protein → MNRSIISTIIASALLSACGGSSDENDNDVIGGQGSFTVETSTAFTTQEDTTYTLTVNPKSAPSGNDTITVEVIKSPTLGTLTSTGLSLSYQPAPNKNGTDSFTYKFKKGGVLSNEVTVDITVKAINDAPTISGTPSPEAIKLNDSYHFTPTVEDVDSETSTYQFGITNKPSWAEFDTTTGELSGKPTNIEQLGNYRQIVISVLDGEHSVSLPPFDIEVVSQPWQAFSEIPNNLGSHLQSATLGKKIIIASHAASLSSSMSCANAPLSAPEIHSLATTNTDWQALPSANESRYYYQAQVSNNKLFLFGGTEACPSTSTPKETMEIFDFSTQQWTSIAAPKFAPFENNVLASCANSDTIVAFTQQGNTTYAYQLATADTTWSHKPASLPNLSITDCQFIGNELFITANNTQEQQAHLIQYQLSSAQILLNEQVPAELFGSYYTLTHNEQNIQLHSAAHVLNYDTQTMQWSNLSSNPSATEQQGSETYYLRDFKMESVDQKQYQIGGALTTQMTSRIYQYNPTTE, encoded by the coding sequence ATGAATAGGTCAATAATCTCTACTATCATTGCCAGTGCTTTGTTAAGCGCCTGTGGGGGGAGTTCAGATGAAAATGACAATGATGTAATCGGCGGCCAAGGAAGCTTTACTGTAGAAACATCAACAGCATTTACCACCCAAGAAGATACAACCTACACACTTACGGTTAACCCAAAGTCCGCACCAAGTGGAAATGATACAATAACCGTTGAAGTCATAAAGTCACCCACTCTTGGCACGCTCACCAGCACTGGCTTGAGCCTAAGTTATCAACCAGCACCAAACAAAAATGGCACTGACAGCTTCACTTACAAATTTAAAAAAGGTGGGGTATTAAGTAACGAAGTTACCGTCGATATCACAGTCAAAGCGATTAACGACGCTCCCACAATTTCGGGAACCCCCTCGCCCGAAGCTATCAAACTTAACGACAGCTATCATTTCACGCCAACTGTTGAAGACGTTGACAGTGAAACTAGCACATATCAATTCGGAATTACCAACAAACCTAGTTGGGCGGAATTTGATACAACAACCGGTGAGCTAAGTGGAAAGCCTACTAATATCGAACAGCTTGGTAACTATCGGCAAATTGTTATATCTGTACTGGATGGCGAACATAGCGTATCGCTGCCCCCTTTCGACATAGAGGTTGTATCTCAACCATGGCAAGCTTTTTCAGAGATCCCAAACAATCTAGGTAGTCACTTGCAGTCTGCGACACTTGGAAAGAAAATCATCATTGCAAGTCATGCAGCATCACTTTCTTCCTCAATGAGTTGCGCAAATGCACCTTTAAGCGCACCTGAGATCCACTCACTTGCAACCACAAACACGGATTGGCAAGCCTTACCTTCTGCAAACGAGTCTCGCTACTATTATCAAGCTCAAGTATCAAACAATAAGCTGTTCCTCTTCGGTGGAACAGAGGCCTGCCCAAGCACATCAACACCCAAGGAAACAATGGAGATCTTTGATTTTAGTACACAACAATGGACATCAATTGCAGCGCCCAAATTTGCCCCTTTTGAAAATAATGTTCTAGCGAGTTGTGCAAATAGTGACACGATTGTTGCGTTCACCCAACAAGGTAACACCACGTATGCTTATCAGCTGGCCACCGCTGATACAACTTGGTCTCACAAACCGGCATCACTACCAAATCTATCGATTACTGACTGCCAGTTTATCGGAAACGAATTGTTTATAACGGCTAACAATACTCAAGAGCAACAAGCTCACTTAATTCAATATCAACTCTCAAGCGCTCAGATACTCTTAAATGAGCAAGTACCGGCTGAGCTCTTCGGGAGCTACTATACGCTGACGCATAATGAGCAAAACATTCAGCTTCATAGCGCAGCACACGTTTTGAATTACGATACTCAAACTATGCAGTGGAGTAACCTATCAAGCAATCCAAGTGCTACGGAGCAACAAGGCTCTGAAACTTACTACTTGCGTGACTTTAAAATGGAGTCAGTTGATCAGAAGCAGTACCAAATTGGAGGTGCGTTGACGACCCAAATGACAAGTCGAATATACCAATACAACCCCACAACAGAGTAA